One genomic region from Phragmites australis chromosome 1, lpPhrAust1.1, whole genome shotgun sequence encodes:
- the LOC133889759 gene encoding zinc finger A20 and AN1 domain-containing stress-associated protein 3-like, with the protein MPFQRQEMSATQPQESGVPPLCAAGCGFFGSSATLDMCSVCYKKHRPVSSEPGAASASKAVVRSDAAAAAIVATTGAAASAGGVSFAPATEAKGVAEATVSSSTAKVAENFWANRCQACLKKVGLTGFVCRCHKTFCGAHRHAEEHGCTFDYMGVGRVAIARNNPLVKGEKLPDKI; encoded by the coding sequence ATGCCGTTCCAGCGCCAGGAGATGTCGGCCACGCAGCCGCAGGAGAGCGGCGTGCCGCCGCTGTGCGCCGCCGGCTGCGGCTTCTTCGGGAGTTCGGCCACCCTCGACATGTGTTCCGTCTGCTACAAGAAGCACCGTCCCGTCAGCAGCGAGCCGGGCGCCGCCTCGGCGTCCAAAGCCGTCGTGCGAtctgacgccgccgccgccgctatcGTGGCGACCACCGGCGCTGCTGCTTCCGCCGGCGGCGTCTCTTTCGCGCCTGCTACGGAGGCTAAAGGCGTTGCAGAAGCCACTGTGTCGTCCTCCACGGCCAAGGTGGCGGAGAACTTTTGGGCGAACCGGTGCCAGGCCTGCCTGAAGAAGGTCGGGCTGACGGGGTTCGTGTGCCGATGCCACAAAACCTTCTGCGGGGCGCACCGGCACGCGGAGGAGCACGGATGCACCTTCGACTACATGGGCGTCGGCCGCGTCGCCATCGCCCGAAACAACCCGCTCGTCAAAGGAGAGAAGCTGCCCGACAAGATCTGA
- the LOC133885216 gene encoding protein DETOXIFICATION 32-like: protein MAPAAGAVAGRKNWSAECRNMWRVAGPVILTEIFQFMLGFVTAAFVGHIGKIELAAVSIVNGVVEGLAFGLLLGMGSALETLCGQAVSAGQLQMLGVYMHRSWIICLSTSLVLLPLYVFTSPILRLLRRSAAISAVSGRYARWCVPQLFAYAVNFPIQKFYQAQSRAWVMTAISGAVLGVHTLLDWLVVARLGRGLVGAAVVGNVSWWLLNATQFVYVVGGSFPEAWTGFSRKAFASLGGFVRLSIASAVMLCLEMWYYTAVLILVGCLKNPEIQVGAISICMNYQLWTLMVAVGFNAAVSIRVSNELGANHPKAAKFSVVVATSTSATIGLIFTAVALAARKQIPRLFTDDDILVKETAKLGYLLAATIFLNSIQPVLSGVAIGAGWQSLVAFVNIACYYLVGLPLAAVFGFNLKLNATGIWVGVLIGTVLQTVILFVILVRTKWQKEAMLAEERIRVWGGGDVELPHVQETRRTRR, encoded by the exons ATGGCGCCAGCGGCGGGGGCGGTGGCTGGCCGCAAGAACTGGTCGGCCGAGTGCAGGAACATGTGGCGCGTCGCGGGGCCGGTGATCCTGACCGAGATCTTCCAGTTCATGCTCGGCTTCGTCACCGCAGCTTTTGTCGGCCACATCGGCAAGATTGAGCTCGCCGCCGTCTCCATCGTCAACGGCGTCGTCGAGGGCCTCGCCTTCGGCCTTCTG CTTGGCATGGGGAGCGCCCTGGAGACGCTGTGCGGCCAGGCGGTGAGCGCTGGGCAGCTCCAGATGCTGGGCGTGTACATGCACCGCTCCTGGATCATCTGCCTCTCCACCTCCCTCGTCCTGCTCCCGCTCTACGTCTTCACGTCCCCGATCCTCCGGCTGCTCCGGCGGTCCGCAGCCATCTCAGCAGTGTCGGGGCGGTACGCGCGCTGGTGCGTGCCGCAGCTGTTCGCCTACGCCGTCAACTTCCCCATCCAGAAGTTCTACCAGGCGCAGAGCAGGGCCTGGGTCATGACAGCCATCTCCGGGGCCGTGCTGGGCGTGCACACGCTGCTCGACTGGCTCGTCGTGGCAAGACTCGGGCGCGGGCTGGTCGGCGCGGCTGTCGTCGGCAACGTCTCGTGGTGGCTGCTCAACGCGACGCAGTTCGTGTACGTCGTCGGCGGGTCGTTCCCGGAGGCCTGGACGGGGTTCTCCCGCAAGGCGTTCGCTAGCCTCGGCGGCTTCGTCAGGCTCTCGATCGCGTCGGCTGTCATGCTGTG CCTAGAGATGTGGTATTATACAGCAGTGCTCATTCTGGTGGGATGCCTGAAGAACCCAGAGATTCAGGTTGGAGCGATTTCCATTTG CATGAACTATCAGCTTTGGACACTGATGGTTGCTGTTGGTTTCAATGCTGCAGTGAG TATTCGCGTGTCGAACGAGCTTGGCGCAAACCATCCGAAGGCGGCCAAGTTCTCGGTTGTCGTCGCCACGAGCACATCAGCCACCATTGGACTGATCTTCACTGCCGTTGCTCTGGCGGCGAGGAAGCAAATACCTCGGCTTTTCACGGACGATGATATACTCGTCAAGGAGACGGCCAAACTGGGGTACCTCCTGGCCGCCACCATATTCCTCAACAGCATCCAGCCGGTGCTGTCAG GGGTGGCGATCGGTGCCGGGTGGCAGTCCTTGGTCGCGTTCGTCAACATCGCCTGCTATTACCTCGTTGGTCTGCCCCTTGCAGCAGTTTTTGGCTTCAACCTGAAGCTCAATGCGACA GGGATTTGGGTTGGGGTGCTGATTGGAACTGTGTTACAGACTGTCATTCTGTTTGTCATCCTCGTCAGAACCAAATGGCAGAAAGAG GCCATGCTAGCAGAAGAGAGAATACGTGTTTGGGGAGGAGGAGACGTCGAGCTGCCGCATGTTCaagaaacaagaagaacacGAAGATGA